A single window of Methylocella tundrae DNA harbors:
- a CDS encoding arginyltransferase, with product MTREPRDAPQFYLTAPSPCPYLPDRQERKVFTHLIGGRAVGLNDQLTLSGFRRSQTIAYRPACERCRACVSVRVKVNDFRPTRTFRRVMEQNADLAGLVGRTEPTSEQYSLFRRYLDARHGEGGMADMTVLDYSMMIEDSHVESRLVEYRAPDLNAPGETQLTAACLTDLLADGLSMVYSFYAPDQPRRSLGTFMILDHIERARRLGLPHVYLGYWVEGSQKMAYKARFLPQERLGMNGWERVG from the coding sequence TTGACGCGAGAACCGCGCGACGCGCCACAGTTCTATCTGACGGCGCCGTCCCCGTGCCCGTATCTTCCGGACCGGCAGGAACGCAAGGTCTTCACCCATCTCATCGGCGGCCGTGCGGTGGGCTTAAACGATCAGCTGACGCTTTCCGGCTTTCGTCGTTCGCAGACGATCGCTTATCGGCCCGCCTGCGAGCGGTGCCGGGCCTGCGTCTCCGTCCGGGTCAAGGTCAATGACTTCCGGCCCACCCGCACTTTTCGCCGCGTGATGGAGCAGAACGCCGACCTCGCCGGCCTCGTCGGACGGACGGAGCCGACGTCCGAGCAATATTCGCTGTTTCGCCGCTATCTCGACGCGCGGCACGGCGAAGGCGGAATGGCGGATATGACCGTTCTCGACTATTCGATGATGATCGAGGACAGCCATGTCGAAAGCCGTCTTGTCGAATATCGCGCGCCGGATCTCAATGCGCCGGGCGAGACGCAACTGACGGCGGCATGTCTCACCGACCTCCTCGCCGACGGGCTGTCGATGGTCTATTCCTTTTATGCGCCGGACCAGCCGCGCCGCTCGCTCGGGACATTTATGATTCTCGACCATATCGAGCGCGCGCGCCGCCTCGGCCTGCCGCATGTCTATCTCGGCTACTGGGTCGAGGGCTCGCAGAAGATGGCCTATAAGGCGCGTTTTCTGCCGCAGGAACGGCTCGGCATGAACGGTTGGGAGAGGGTGGGTTAG
- the parC gene encoding DNA topoisomerase IV subunit A: MGKAVSPPPPPASGGFEPVNLRDALEERYLAYALSTIMGRALPDARDGLKPVHRRILYGMQILRLDPGTAFKKCAKIVGDVMGSFHPHGDQAIYDALVRLAQDFSSRYPLVDGQGNFGNIDGDGAAAYRYTEARMTDVARLLLEGIEEDAVDFRENYSGDQQEPVVLPAALPNLLANGAQGIAVGMATSIPPHNLAELCDAALYLISHSEATTDQLLAFAPGPDFPTGGVLVESKESIAETYRTGRGSLRLRARWTKEESARGAWVIVVTEIPYMVQKSRLIEKIAELLNDKKLPLVADIRDESAEDVRVVIEPKSRTVDADMLMEHLFKLTELETRFPMNMNVLEGGVVPRVVSFKEALQQWLDHRRDVLLRRSRHRLAEIVRRLEVLAGMLIVFLNLDAVIRIIREEDEPKPRLQAAFGLSEPQVNYVLDTRLRSLRRLEEMQIQREHDALVEERRDIEALLADEVKQWKTITGQIRELKKKYGPETKLGRRRTTFDVAPDLGDVDFASAMVEREPVTVVVSQKGWIRALKGHVAELSGLQFKGDDALSVSFFAETTSKILVLASDGKIFTLDAGKLPGGRSQGEPLRLMADIGEGETICAVFPYAPGVKMLVASSDGRGFVTSQDEMIGGTRKGKSLLNVDKPAAAKIITPADGDHLAVIGENRKLLVFPLDQAPEMARGKGVRLQKYRDGGIADAKVFRLADGLTWKDSAGRVFTVSAAELGEWIGSRAEAGRLPPRGFPKNNRFG, translated from the coding sequence ATGGGAAAAGCCGTCTCTCCACCGCCGCCGCCCGCATCGGGCGGTTTCGAGCCCGTCAACCTGCGAGATGCGCTGGAAGAGCGCTACCTCGCCTATGCGCTTTCGACCATCATGGGCCGGGCGTTGCCGGACGCGCGCGATGGCCTGAAGCCGGTGCATCGCCGCATTCTGTATGGCATGCAGATCCTGCGGCTCGATCCCGGGACGGCCTTCAAGAAATGCGCGAAAATCGTCGGCGACGTGATGGGCTCGTTCCATCCCCACGGCGATCAGGCGATCTATGACGCGCTGGTGAGGCTCGCGCAGGATTTTTCTTCGCGCTACCCGCTGGTCGACGGGCAAGGCAATTTCGGCAATATCGACGGCGACGGAGCCGCCGCCTATCGCTACACCGAAGCGCGCATGACGGATGTGGCGCGGTTGCTCCTCGAAGGCATCGAAGAGGACGCGGTCGATTTTCGCGAGAATTATTCAGGCGACCAGCAGGAGCCCGTCGTGCTTCCCGCGGCCCTACCCAATCTTCTCGCCAATGGCGCGCAGGGCATCGCCGTCGGAATGGCGACCTCGATCCCGCCGCATAACCTCGCCGAGCTTTGTGACGCTGCGCTTTATCTGATTTCGCATTCGGAGGCGACGACGGACCAGCTGCTGGCCTTCGCGCCGGGACCTGACTTCCCGACCGGCGGCGTTCTGGTCGAGTCAAAAGAATCGATTGCCGAAACCTACCGCACCGGGCGCGGCTCGCTGCGGCTGCGCGCGCGCTGGACGAAGGAAGAAAGCGCACGCGGCGCCTGGGTCATTGTCGTCACCGAAATCCCCTATATGGTGCAAAAGTCGCGGCTGATCGAAAAGATCGCCGAGCTTTTGAACGACAAGAAGCTGCCGCTCGTCGCCGACATCCGCGACGAATCGGCCGAAGATGTCCGCGTCGTCATCGAGCCGAAAAGCCGGACGGTCGACGCCGACATGCTGATGGAGCATTTGTTCAAGCTCACCGAGCTCGAAACGCGCTTCCCGATGAACATGAATGTGCTCGAGGGCGGCGTCGTGCCGCGCGTCGTCTCCTTCAAGGAGGCGTTGCAGCAATGGCTCGACCATCGCCGCGATGTGCTTTTGCGCCGTTCGCGGCATCGGCTCGCCGAAATTGTTCGCCGGCTCGAAGTCCTGGCCGGCATGCTGATCGTCTTCCTCAATCTCGATGCGGTGATCCGCATCATCCGGGAGGAGGATGAGCCAAAGCCGAGGCTGCAGGCCGCTTTCGGCCTCTCGGAGCCGCAGGTCAATTACGTTCTCGATACCCGCCTTCGCAGCCTGCGGCGCCTCGAGGAAATGCAGATCCAGCGCGAGCACGATGCACTCGTCGAGGAGCGCCGGGACATCGAGGCGCTGCTTGCCGATGAAGTCAAGCAATGGAAGACGATCACCGGCCAGATACGCGAGCTGAAGAAAAAATATGGCCCCGAGACCAAGCTCGGCCGGCGCCGCACGACGTTTGACGTTGCCCCGGATCTTGGCGACGTCGATTTTGCAAGCGCGATGGTCGAACGCGAGCCGGTCACGGTGGTCGTCTCGCAAAAGGGCTGGATTCGCGCTCTGAAAGGCCATGTCGCGGAGCTGAGCGGCCTGCAATTCAAGGGCGATGACGCCTTGAGCGTCTCCTTCTTCGCCGAAACCACCTCGAAAATTCTTGTACTCGCCAGCGACGGCAAGATCTTTACGCTCGACGCCGGGAAGCTGCCGGGCGGGCGCAGTCAGGGCGAACCGCTTCGCCTGATGGCCGACATCGGCGAGGGCGAGACGATCTGCGCCGTCTTCCCCTATGCGCCCGGCGTCAAAATGCTGGTCGCCTCCAGCGACGGACGCGGTTTTGTCACCTCGCAGGACGAGATGATCGGCGGCACGCGCAAAGGCAAGTCTTTGCTCAATGTCGACAAGCCAGCGGCTGCGAAAATCATCACGCCGGCTGACGGGGACCATTTGGCCGTGATCGGGGAAAACCGTAAGCTTCTGGTGTTTCCGCTGGATCAGGCGCCGGAAATGGCGCGCGGCAAAGGCGTGCGCCTGCAGAAATACCGGGACGGCGGCATCGCCGACGCCAAAGTGTTCCGCCTCGCCGATGGATTGACCTGGAAAGATTCGGCCGGACGCGTCTTTACGGTCTCCGCGGCTGAACTTGGCGAATGGATCGGCAGCCGCGCCGAGGCCGGACGCCTGCCGCCGCGCGGCTTCCCCAAGAACAACAGGTTTGGGTAA
- a CDS encoding adenosylmethionine--8-amino-7-oxononanoate transaminase: protein MLTSPPPLPVVATQGSRIKLADGRELVDGVASWWTACHGYNHPHIAGAVTRQLRDMPHVMFGGLAHEPALTLARRLVELLPKPLDRVFFCDSGSVAVEVAMKMAVQFWLNQGAGGRTKFLSFKGGYHGDTFATMAVCDPEEGMHSLFSNVLTKQVIADLPVDEASEWTFDAALDAHAGALAAILVEPLAQGAGGMIFHDPAVLRKLRRAADRHGILLIFDEVFTGFGRTGTMFACEAAGVVPDIIALSKALTGGTMGLAATVATSTVFEAFSSTDPMRALMHGPTFMANPLACAAANASLDLFASEPRLRQVAAIAAALARDLEPCRDFAGVRDVRVQGAIGVVELDQINDMNELKRRFVESGVWVRPFRNIVYLTPAFTIAEAELKRLTDAVVAVLGAWSKGW from the coding sequence ATGCTGACCTCGCCGCCGCCCTTGCCGGTGGTCGCCACGCAGGGCTCGCGGATAAAGCTGGCGGACGGGCGCGAACTCGTCGATGGCGTCGCCAGTTGGTGGACGGCGTGTCACGGCTATAACCATCCCCATATCGCCGGCGCCGTGACGCGGCAGCTCCGCGATATGCCCCACGTCATGTTCGGAGGTCTCGCCCACGAGCCGGCGCTGACTTTGGCGCGGCGGCTTGTCGAGCTCTTGCCGAAGCCTCTCGACCGGGTGTTCTTTTGCGACAGCGGCTCCGTCGCCGTCGAGGTCGCGATGAAGATGGCCGTGCAGTTCTGGCTCAATCAGGGCGCCGGCGGACGGACAAAATTTCTCTCTTTCAAAGGCGGCTATCACGGCGACACATTCGCGACCATGGCCGTGTGCGATCCCGAAGAGGGCATGCACAGCCTGTTTTCGAATGTTCTGACCAAACAGGTCATTGCTGACCTTCCCGTCGATGAGGCGAGCGAATGGACTTTCGACGCCGCGCTCGATGCGCACGCCGGCGCGCTCGCCGCGATCCTCGTCGAACCTCTGGCGCAAGGCGCAGGCGGCATGATTTTCCATGATCCGGCCGTTTTGCGTAAATTGCGCCGCGCCGCGGACCGGCATGGAATCCTTCTGATTTTCGACGAGGTCTTTACCGGCTTCGGCCGCACAGGAACAATGTTCGCCTGCGAGGCGGCGGGCGTCGTCCCCGACATCATCGCTTTGTCGAAGGCCTTGACCGGAGGGACCATGGGCCTTGCGGCCACGGTCGCGACCAGCACAGTGTTCGAGGCGTTCTCATCAACCGATCCAATGCGCGCGCTGATGCATGGGCCGACTTTCATGGCCAATCCGCTGGCTTGCGCCGCGGCCAATGCTTCGCTCGATCTTTTCGCGAGCGAGCCGCGGCTGAGGCAGGTCGCCGCAATCGCCGCCGCGCTCGCGCGCGATCTTGAACCGTGCCGGGACTTTGCGGGAGTGCGCGATGTGCGCGTTCAGGGCGCGATCGGCGTCGTCGAACTTGATCAGATCAACGACATGAATGAGTTGAAGCGCCGTTTCGTCGAATCCGGCGTCTGGGTGCGCCCGTTTCGAAATATCGTTTATCTGACGCCGGCCTTTACCATAGCGGAAGCTGAGCTCAAGAGACTGACCGATGCTGTCGTCGCGGTGCTCGGCGCCTGGTCCAAGGGATGGTGA
- the bioF gene encoding 8-amino-7-oxononanoate synthase — protein MNSLDDFASAKLAELDAQHLRRTLVESAREEAPWVFREGRRLLSFSCNDYLNLSHHPAVKAAAVAAIARYGAGSGGSRLVTGNHPLLGELETRLARLKTTEAACVFGSGYLANAGIVPTLAGAGDLILIDELAHACLFAGTQLSPAKTIIFRHNDVSQAEELLAAQRTDFRRALLLTDGVFSMDGDRAPLAELAALCAAYDVWLMSDDAHGLGVIGGGRGSVTAAGAPPVPLQMGTLSKAIGGYGGYLCASKPVIDLIKTRARTLVYSTGLPPASVAAAIAALNIIENEPLLVEKPLAKARAFAKTLNLPEAQSPIVPVIIGAPEAALAASRQLAEAGFLVTAIRPPTVPAGTARLRFAFSAAHSDEDIARLAQTVRSIIRS, from the coding sequence ATGAACTCGCTAGACGACTTCGCCTCAGCAAAACTCGCCGAACTCGACGCCCAGCATCTGCGCCGCACGCTTGTCGAGAGCGCGCGCGAGGAGGCGCCCTGGGTTTTTCGGGAGGGGCGGCGGCTTTTATCCTTCTCATGCAATGATTATCTCAATCTCTCTCATCATCCCGCCGTCAAGGCCGCGGCGGTTGCAGCGATCGCGCGCTATGGAGCGGGCAGCGGCGGCTCGCGCCTCGTTACCGGCAATCATCCCTTGCTCGGCGAACTCGAGACGCGGCTCGCCCGGCTGAAAACGACAGAAGCAGCCTGCGTTTTCGGCTCCGGCTATCTCGCCAATGCGGGCATCGTCCCGACGCTCGCTGGCGCCGGGGATCTCATTCTGATCGACGAATTGGCGCATGCCTGCCTCTTTGCCGGGACGCAGCTCTCACCGGCGAAAACGATCATCTTCCGCCATAATGACGTTTCGCAGGCGGAAGAATTGCTCGCAGCCCAGCGCACAGACTTCCGCCGCGCCCTGCTCCTCACCGACGGCGTGTTCTCCATGGACGGCGATCGCGCGCCGCTCGCCGAACTCGCCGCGCTTTGCGCCGCCTATGACGTCTGGCTGATGAGCGATGACGCGCATGGGCTCGGCGTCATCGGCGGCGGGCGCGGATCGGTCACGGCGGCGGGCGCCCCGCCGGTTCCGTTGCAGATGGGCACGCTGTCAAAAGCAATCGGCGGCTATGGCGGCTATCTTTGCGCCTCAAAGCCGGTGATCGATCTCATAAAGACGCGCGCCAGAACCCTCGTCTATTCGACAGGCCTGCCCCCCGCCAGCGTGGCCGCTGCGATCGCCGCTCTGAACATCATCGAAAACGAGCCTCTGCTCGTCGAGAAGCCGCTCGCCAAGGCGCGCGCCTTTGCAAAGACGCTCAACCTGCCGGAGGCGCAGAGCCCGATCGTTCCGGTGATCATCGGCGCCCCCGAGGCGGCGCTCGCGGCTTCGCGGCAATTGGCCGAGGCCGGATTTCTCGTGACCGCCATCAGGCCGCCGACGGTGCCAGCCGGCACGGCGCGGTTGCGCTTCGCCTTTTCCGCCGCGCATAGCGATGAAGACATCGCGCGGCTGGCGCAAACGGTGCGCTCCATCATCAGGTCCTGA
- the bioD gene encoding dethiobiotin synthase, whose amino-acid sequence MPALFITGSGTDVGKTFVVAGLTRAFREQGRDVEVLKPIVSGFNPADPSTSDPAVLLEALGRPASSENLALVSPLRFSAPLSPDMAAAAEGRAIDMAEVKAFCDEALARTTDVLLIEGIGGVMVPLNAAKTQLDLMCALNLPLIFVGGSYLGAISHSLTALDVLRANRLTVRAVVISETPDSSVGLDATLATLANFTSAPLLALVRNASTASNEAVFAGLASLI is encoded by the coding sequence ATGCCGGCTCTTTTCATCACGGGGTCCGGCACCGATGTCGGCAAGACTTTCGTCGTCGCGGGCCTCACGCGGGCCTTCAGGGAACAAGGCCGCGATGTCGAGGTCTTGAAGCCGATCGTCAGCGGCTTCAATCCGGCTGATCCCTCAACCAGCGATCCAGCCGTGCTTCTTGAAGCGCTGGGGCGCCCCGCATCGAGCGAGAACCTGGCGCTGGTCTCGCCGTTGCGCTTCAGCGCCCCGCTGTCGCCCGACATGGCGGCGGCGGCGGAGGGCCGCGCCATCGACATGGCCGAAGTTAAGGCATTTTGCGATGAGGCTCTTGCCAGGACGACGGATGTTTTGCTGATCGAAGGCATCGGCGGCGTCATGGTTCCGCTCAACGCCGCCAAGACACAGCTCGATCTGATGTGCGCGCTAAATCTGCCGCTGATTTTTGTCGGGGGCAGCTATCTCGGCGCCATCAGCCACAGCCTGACAGCGCTCGATGTCTTGCGTGCGAACCGCCTGACCGTCCGGGCAGTCGTCATCAGCGAAACGCCAGACTCTTCTGTCGGCCTTGATGCGACGCTTGCAACCCTCGCGAATTTCACCAGCGCGCCTTTGCTGGCTCTAGTCCGCAACGCGTCGACGGCCTCGAACGAAGCGGTTTTCGCCGGGCTCGCCAGCCTGATCTAA
- a CDS encoding TetR/AcrR family transcriptional regulator — MARLIAERSDIVPKLAEIFRENGFEGASLALIGQKTGLGKGSLYHFFPGGKEEMAAAVLADIDDWFESNVYRPLREADDAGLAISGMCRSVVDYFRSGRRICLVGAFALDNVRDRFAARIRAYFAAWTEALAGALERAGSDSTKAQQRAEEAVADIQGALVLSRALNDTAVFERGMARIEERLLAA, encoded by the coding sequence ATGGCGAGGCTTATTGCGGAGCGTTCGGATATCGTGCCCAAGCTAGCCGAGATTTTTCGTGAAAACGGCTTCGAGGGCGCGAGCCTCGCGCTGATCGGTCAAAAGACGGGCCTTGGCAAAGGCAGTCTCTATCACTTTTTTCCTGGCGGGAAAGAGGAGATGGCCGCCGCCGTTTTGGCTGACATCGACGACTGGTTCGAGAGCAATGTCTATCGGCCCTTGCGCGAGGCCGATGACGCTGGCCTCGCCATCAGCGGCATGTGCCGCTCCGTCGTCGATTATTTCCGCTCCGGCCGCAGAATATGCCTCGTTGGCGCATTCGCGCTCGACAATGTGCGCGACCGCTTCGCCGCCAGGATCCGCGCTTATTTCGCGGCCTGGACCGAAGCGCTCGCCGGCGCCCTCGAGCGGGCCGGAAGCGATTCGACGAAAGCGCAGCAACGGGCGGAAGAAGCCGTCGCCGATATCCAGGGCGCGCTTGTGCTTTCGCGCGCGCTCAACGACACGGCTGTGTTCGAGCGGGGAATGGCCCGCATCGAGGAGCGGCTTCTGGCGGCTTAG
- a CDS encoding DUF1348 family protein: MSNEQRPPLPPFSHETAAQKVRLAENAWNSRDPARVSLGYSVDSAWRNRAEFVNGREAIVAFLSRKWARELDYRLIKELWAFTGNRIAVRFAYEFRDDSRNWYRAYGNENWEFGEDGLMERRFACINDLPIRESERQFFWPQGDRPADHPGLSDLGL, from the coding sequence ATGTCGAATGAACAACGCCCCCCGCTTCCGCCCTTCAGTCACGAAACCGCCGCCCAGAAGGTGCGTCTTGCCGAGAACGCCTGGAACAGCCGCGACCCTGCCCGGGTCTCGCTCGGCTACAGCGTCGACAGCGCCTGGCGCAATCGCGCGGAATTCGTCAACGGCCGCGAGGCGATCGTCGCGTTTTTGTCGCGCAAATGGGCGCGCGAGCTTGACTACCGGCTGATCAAGGAACTTTGGGCCTTTACGGGAAATCGCATCGCCGTCAGATTCGCTTATGAATTCCGCGACGATTCGCGCAATTGGTATCGCGCCTATGGCAATGAAAACTGGGAATTTGGCGAGGATGGGCTGATGGAGCGCCGGTTCGCCTGCATCAATGATCTGCCGATCAGGGAATCGGAGCGCCAATTTTTCTGGCCTCAGGGCGATCGTCCCGCCGATCATCCAGGATTGTCGGATCTCGGGCTTTAA
- a CDS encoding PHA/PHB synthase family protein produces MSSIGSRRGVESGQSGKTKAAGRKKRAKAAAEKKLSASQAEKAHGSAADANGRKPSSPTASPASSASPPVAPGVASATVIPPGLMPPALAALAPGLAKLGIPMEGAADGAPKPDLEQIAYNMARLLEHGGKALAASLKPPEPGETKSDLSSEMSNAIRSISKVAEHWLSDPKKTVEAQSALVVGFLSLLSNTLRRLSGEAEAPVVPYDPSDKRFTAPEWRESLVFDFLRQAHAIAVNWANAIIDRSDDLDPQTRGKAKFYFRQISSALAPSNFFATNPEVLKETWASNGENLVRGAAMLARDLEAGKGRLKITRYDASKFEVGKNLATTPGKVIFRNELIELIQYSPTTETVYKRPLLIVPPWINKFYILDLTADKSFVRYAVSQGLTVFMVSWVNPDSRHRDKGFEDYMREGIFAALEAIEKATGETNVTAIGYCIGGTLLSMTLAYMAEIGDKRIESASFFTTQTDFSQAGDLKIFIDEEHLRDLEQKMAATGYLEASAMSTSFNMLRPEDLIWSFVVNNYMKGKPPLAFDLLAWNSDSTRMTAANHITYLRDCYLENRLARGKAAFGGKTLNLKKITIPVYHLATREDHIAPARSVFIGAQMVGGDVRYVLAGSGHIAGVINSVAKPKYQYWIGDRPSGAFEEWLEKATEHPGSWWPDWLEWVVRQSPERAPARIPGSGELPALCDAPGEYVKIRY; encoded by the coding sequence ATGAGCTCTATCGGATCCCGGCGCGGTGTCGAAAGCGGACAGTCAGGCAAGACGAAAGCCGCGGGACGGAAAAAAAGGGCAAAGGCTGCGGCGGAAAAAAAACTGAGCGCGAGCCAAGCCGAAAAGGCGCATGGTTCGGCCGCCGACGCGAACGGTCGCAAGCCGTCATCGCCCACCGCGTCTCCGGCTTCCAGCGCCTCACCGCCAGTTGCTCCTGGCGTGGCTTCCGCCACGGTTATTCCTCCTGGCCTCATGCCTCCGGCGCTCGCAGCGCTCGCGCCAGGTTTGGCGAAGCTGGGTATTCCGATGGAGGGCGCCGCCGATGGCGCGCCAAAGCCGGATCTCGAGCAGATAGCCTACAATATGGCGCGGCTTCTCGAACACGGCGGCAAGGCTCTGGCGGCGTCCCTGAAACCGCCGGAGCCGGGTGAGACCAAAAGCGACCTCTCATCGGAAATGTCGAACGCGATCCGCTCGATCAGCAAGGTCGCCGAACATTGGCTCAGCGATCCGAAAAAGACCGTCGAAGCGCAGTCCGCCCTCGTCGTCGGTTTTCTCTCCCTGTTGTCGAACACGTTGCGGCGGCTCTCGGGCGAAGCCGAAGCGCCCGTCGTGCCTTACGATCCATCGGATAAGCGGTTCACCGCTCCGGAATGGCGCGAAAGCCTCGTGTTCGATTTCCTGCGTCAGGCGCACGCCATCGCCGTCAACTGGGCGAATGCGATCATCGACCGCTCGGACGATCTCGATCCGCAGACCCGCGGCAAGGCGAAATTCTACTTCCGGCAGATTTCGAGCGCCCTGGCGCCTTCAAATTTCTTCGCGACCAATCCCGAGGTTCTCAAGGAAACCTGGGCTTCGAACGGCGAAAATCTCGTGCGCGGCGCTGCGATGCTGGCCAGGGACCTCGAAGCGGGCAAAGGCCGCCTCAAGATCACGCGTTACGACGCCTCGAAATTCGAAGTCGGCAAGAATCTCGCGACGACGCCGGGCAAGGTCATCTTCCGTAACGAGCTCATCGAACTGATCCAGTATTCGCCGACGACCGAGACCGTCTACAAGCGGCCGCTGCTCATCGTGCCGCCCTGGATCAACAAATTCTACATTCTCGACCTCACGGCCGACAAAAGCTTCGTGCGCTACGCGGTCTCGCAGGGGCTCACGGTTTTCATGGTCTCCTGGGTCAACCCCGATTCGCGCCATCGCGACAAGGGATTTGAAGACTATATGCGCGAAGGCATATTTGCCGCGCTCGAAGCCATCGAGAAGGCCACCGGCGAAACCAATGTAACGGCGATCGGCTATTGCATCGGCGGCACTCTGCTTTCCATGACGCTCGCCTATATGGCCGAGATCGGCGACAAAAGGATCGAAAGCGCGTCCTTCTTTACGACGCAGACTGATTTCAGCCAGGCGGGCGACCTCAAGATTTTCATCGACGAGGAGCATCTGCGCGACCTCGAACAGAAGATGGCCGCGACGGGCTATCTTGAAGCCTCGGCCATGTCGACGTCCTTCAACATGCTTCGGCCCGAGGATCTCATTTGGTCCTTCGTCGTGAACAATTACATGAAGGGCAAGCCGCCACTGGCGTTCGATCTTCTCGCGTGGAATTCCGATTCGACGCGCATGACCGCCGCCAATCACATAACCTATCTGCGCGACTGCTATCTCGAAAACAGGCTGGCGCGCGGCAAGGCCGCGTTTGGCGGCAAGACTCTGAACCTCAAGAAGATCACGATCCCTGTCTATCATCTCGCAACGCGTGAGGACCACATCGCGCCGGCGCGGTCCGTGTTCATCGGCGCGCAAATGGTCGGCGGCGATGTTCGCTATGTCCTCGCGGGCTCCGGCCATATCGCCGGCGTCATCAATTCGGTCGCCAAACCGAAGTATCAATACTGGATCGGAGACCGTCCCTCCGGCGCCTTCGAGGAATGGCTTGAAAAGGCGACCGAACATCCGGGCAGCTGGTGGCCCGATTGGCTCGAATGGGTCGTCCGGCAATCGCCCGAGCGTGCGCCGGCGCGAATTCCAGGAAGCGGCGAACTGCCCGCCCTCTGCGATGCGCCCGGCGAATATGTCAAAATCCGCTACTAG
- the gluQRS gene encoding tRNA glutamyl-Q(34) synthetase GluQRS, with protein MTRSFSNQTLRFAPSSNGYLHLGHAYSALLNFEMARASGGRMLLRIEDIDIDRCRPEFEQAIYEDLEWLGLSWELPVRRQSEHFSDYANALDRLRSRGLVYPCFCSRGDIMATVAGRPDSPRDPDGSPLYPGTCKHLPPAERARRLAGGRAAAERIDMDAAMASLGFQLGWRERPVFGSSAEGREIIAEPALWGDAIVARKDIQTSYHIAVVVDDALQGVTDVVRGEDLFMATHLHRLLQALLDLPEPRYRHHRLLRDASGHKLSKSLRAKSLRALRQEGLSPEAARKLLGGELIAAS; from the coding sequence ATGACGCGGAGCTTTTCCAACCAGACCCTCCGTTTTGCGCCTTCGTCGAACGGTTACCTCCATCTTGGCCACGCCTATTCCGCCCTGCTGAATTTCGAAATGGCGCGCGCAAGCGGTGGCCGCATGTTGCTTCGCATAGAGGATATCGACATCGATCGCTGCCGTCCCGAATTCGAGCAGGCGATCTACGAGGATCTTGAATGGCTTGGGCTCAGCTGGGAGCTTCCTGTGCGGCGCCAGTCCGAGCATTTTTCCGATTATGCGAACGCTCTTGATAGGCTGAGATCGCGCGGATTGGTCTATCCCTGCTTCTGTTCGCGCGGGGACATCATGGCCACGGTCGCTGGACGCCCCGATTCGCCGCGCGATCCGGACGGCTCGCCGCTGTATCCGGGAACGTGCAAGCATCTGCCGCCAGCGGAGCGCGCGCGCCGGCTCGCAGGCGGCCGCGCCGCGGCGGAGCGCATCGACATGGACGCGGCGATGGCTTCGCTTGGCTTTCAGCTCGGCTGGCGCGAACGTCCCGTGTTCGGCTCAAGCGCGGAAGGCCGCGAAATCATAGCCGAGCCCGCGTTGTGGGGCGACGCTATTGTGGCGCGCAAGGACATCCAGACCAGCTATCACATCGCCGTTGTTGTCGATGACGCGCTGCAAGGCGTCACAGATGTCGTGCGCGGCGAGGATCTTTTCATGGCGACGCATCTGCATCGTTTGCTGCAGGCATTGCTCGATTTGCCGGAGCCGCGCTATCGCCATCACAGGCTGCTTCGCGACGCCTCGGGCCACAAATTGTCGAAGTCGTTGCGCGCGAAGTCGTTGCGCGCGCTACGGCAGGAAGGGCTGTCGCCAGAGGCCGCACGCAAATTGCTTGGCGGGGAACTGATCGCCGCCTCGTGA
- a CDS encoding DUF6134 family protein, with protein sequence MRTFGVVLALLTAAAPSAIILAHADPAAHGENAPAPRADAHAAAHAPAPTKMHQTFDIIRKDDKIGANVVDIDRTADSTTVKNKTDISVKLMYVEVYRYQHNCSETWKNGQLAAFKSQTDDNGTKHVVEIAPSATPDKVTLIVDGKKSEEPKSIAPASLWSKDLITRTELFDPADGKRLSVKVKDLGEETLTIQGVKHQTHHYQLSAKPPGDFDRDLWFEGDELVRMKMLGSDHSLIVSDLAK encoded by the coding sequence ATGAGAACTTTTGGCGTTGTGCTTGCTCTTCTGACGGCAGCCGCCCCTTCCGCGATCATCCTCGCGCACGCTGATCCTGCGGCGCATGGCGAAAACGCTCCGGCTCCGCGCGCCGACGCCCACGCCGCCGCGCACGCACCGGCGCCGACCAAGATGCATCAAACTTTCGATATTATTCGAAAGGATGACAAGATTGGCGCAAATGTGGTGGATATCGACCGGACAGCCGACTCGACAACGGTGAAAAACAAGACGGATATCTCCGTCAAGCTGATGTATGTCGAGGTGTACCGCTATCAGCACAACTGCAGCGAGACCTGGAAAAACGGTCAGCTGGCGGCGTTCAAATCGCAAACCGACGATAATGGCACGAAGCACGTCGTCGAGATCGCGCCCTCGGCGACGCCTGACAAGGTCACGCTCATCGTGGATGGCAAGAAAAGCGAAGAGCCCAAATCGATTGCGCCGGCGAGCCTTTGGAGCAAGGACCTCATCACCCGTACGGAGCTGTTCGATCCGGCGGACGGAAAGCGCCTTTCGGTCAAGGTCAAGGATCTTGGCGAAGAGACGCTGACGATCCAGGGCGTCAAGCATCAAACCCACCACTACCAGCTTTCGGCGAAGCCGCCGGGCGATTTTGACCGCGATCTGTGGTTCGAGGGAGACGAACTGGTCCGAATGAAAATGCTCGGCTCCGACCACTCGCTGATCGTTTCAGACCTCGCCAAATAA